A window of Streptomyces sp. SAI-127 contains these coding sequences:
- a CDS encoding TetR/AcrR family transcriptional regulator: MAESTPDADPAAWVASLRRTPQQARSRARLARVLEAAERILVEEGVESLTTTRIASEARVSVGSLYQYLPDRGAIIDALAAGYFAKLEAAMDALVEAAATEQWEDPVGVLIDAYAEIYRTEHGFRALWFGSGLTERTRAADREHKRRMADGIRRILLALRLAEDDETLARVCHAAILAADALAQEAFRRETKGDEALLEETKILLRGYLTDIAARYNGS, from the coding sequence GTGGCTGAGTCCACCCCGGACGCCGACCCGGCCGCATGGGTCGCCTCCCTGCGCCGCACTCCCCAACAGGCCCGCAGCCGGGCCCGGTTGGCCAGGGTTCTCGAAGCCGCGGAGCGCATCCTGGTCGAGGAGGGCGTCGAGTCGCTCACCACGACCCGGATCGCGTCCGAGGCGCGGGTGTCGGTCGGCTCGCTGTACCAGTACCTGCCCGACCGCGGGGCGATCATCGACGCGCTCGCGGCCGGCTACTTCGCCAAGCTGGAAGCGGCGATGGACGCGCTCGTCGAGGCCGCGGCCACCGAGCAATGGGAGGACCCGGTCGGCGTCCTCATCGACGCGTACGCGGAGATCTACCGCACCGAACACGGCTTCCGCGCCCTGTGGTTCGGCAGCGGACTGACCGAGCGGACCCGGGCCGCGGACCGCGAGCACAAGCGCCGGATGGCCGACGGGATCCGCCGCATCCTGCTCGCACTGCGGCTCGCCGAGGACGACGAGACCCTCGCCCGCGTCTGCCACGCCGCGATCCTCGCCGCCGACGCCCTCGCCCAGGAGGCCTTCCGCCGGGAAACGAAGGGGGACGAGGCGCTGCTCGAGGAGACCAAGATCCTGCTGCGCGGTTATCTCACGGACATCGCGGCGCGGTACAACGGGTCCTGA
- a CDS encoding beta-L-arabinofuranosidase domain-containing protein, translating to MPQPPTRRHVLGLAAATAASVPLAQIATPSYAAAAPDWAVQPFPLDQVTLGEGVFRRKRDLMLDYARSYPADRILAVFRANAGLDTRGARPPGGWETADGNLRGHYGGHFLTLVAQAYADTRETALKAKLDHLVTALDECRQAFAEHGSPKPSHPGYLAAYPETQFILLESYTTYPTIWAPYYTCHKIMRGLLDAHTLGGNQQALRIASGMGDWVHSRLSRLPKAQLERMWSIYIAGEYGGMNEVLADLYALTGRPEHLAAARCFDNTALLDACAENRDILDGRHANQHIPQFTGYIRLSDHTGEPRYAAAARNFWGMVAGPRTYSLGGTGQGEMFRARGAVAATLGDNNAETCATYNMLKLSRQLFFRDPDPQYTDYYERGLTNHILASRRDVPSTSSPEVTYFVGMGPGVVREYDNTGTCCGGTGMENHTKYQDSIYFRSADGTALYVNLHVASTLRWPERGLVVEQSSAYPYEGVRTLTFREGGGRLDLRLRIPSWATAGVTVTVNGVRQRVAAAPGSYLSLNRDWRTGDRVGLSTPYRLRIERALDDPTVQSLFHGPVLLVAQSPATAFREFSFYKDLTLRGDLADAIRPEGRPLHFTTHGLTLAPFHLADDTRYHAYFKRAEPLILFGRSDSGVPNRARGDGLTFLDVLWAQAPFASSGVFVQAVRALAGTWASEGLLSTTERDRVITAAQNARLRR from the coding sequence ATGCCTCAACCCCCCACCCGTAGACATGTGTTGGGCCTGGCCGCTGCAACAGCGGCCTCCGTGCCCCTCGCGCAGATCGCCACCCCGTCCTACGCCGCCGCGGCGCCGGACTGGGCCGTGCAGCCGTTCCCCCTCGACCAAGTGACCCTCGGCGAGGGCGTGTTCCGCCGCAAGCGCGACCTCATGCTCGACTACGCCCGCTCCTACCCCGCCGACCGCATCCTGGCCGTCTTCCGCGCCAACGCGGGCCTCGACACCCGCGGTGCCCGGCCGCCCGGCGGCTGGGAGACCGCCGACGGCAATCTGCGCGGCCACTACGGCGGCCACTTCCTGACCCTCGTCGCCCAGGCGTACGCCGATACCCGGGAGACCGCCCTCAAGGCCAAGCTCGACCACCTGGTCACCGCGCTGGACGAGTGCCGGCAGGCCTTCGCGGAGCACGGCTCACCGAAACCGAGCCATCCGGGCTATCTGGCGGCGTACCCGGAGACGCAGTTCATCCTGCTGGAGAGCTACACGACGTACCCCACGATCTGGGCGCCGTACTACACCTGTCACAAGATCATGCGAGGCCTGCTCGACGCGCACACCCTGGGCGGCAACCAGCAGGCGCTGCGGATCGCCTCGGGGATGGGTGACTGGGTGCACAGCCGCCTGAGCCGGTTGCCCAAGGCCCAGCTGGAGCGCATGTGGTCGATCTACATCGCCGGTGAGTACGGCGGAATGAACGAGGTGCTGGCCGACCTGTACGCCCTCACCGGGCGTCCCGAACACCTCGCCGCCGCCCGCTGCTTCGACAACACCGCACTGCTGGACGCCTGTGCCGAGAACCGGGACATCCTCGACGGGCGCCACGCCAACCAGCACATCCCCCAGTTCACCGGCTACATCCGGCTGTCCGACCACACCGGGGAGCCGCGGTACGCCGCCGCGGCCCGTAACTTCTGGGGCATGGTCGCAGGCCCCCGCACCTACAGCCTGGGCGGCACGGGACAGGGCGAGATGTTCCGTGCCAGGGGCGCCGTCGCGGCCACCCTGGGCGACAACAACGCCGAGACCTGCGCGACGTACAACATGCTCAAGCTGAGCCGACAGCTCTTCTTCCGCGACCCGGATCCCCAGTACACGGACTACTACGAACGCGGCCTGACCAACCACATCCTCGCCTCCCGCCGGGACGTCCCCAGCACGAGCAGCCCGGAGGTCACCTACTTCGTCGGGATGGGCCCGGGAGTGGTGCGCGAGTACGACAACACCGGAACCTGCTGCGGTGGCACCGGCATGGAGAACCACACCAAGTACCAGGACTCGATCTACTTCCGCTCCGCCGACGGCACCGCCCTGTACGTCAACCTCCACGTCGCCTCGACCCTGCGCTGGCCGGAACGCGGGCTCGTCGTCGAGCAGAGCAGCGCCTATCCGTACGAGGGCGTGCGTACCCTGACCTTCCGCGAGGGCGGCGGCAGACTGGACCTGAGACTCCGCATCCCCTCCTGGGCCACGGCAGGCGTCACCGTCACGGTCAACGGCGTACGGCAGCGGGTCGCGGCGGCGCCGGGCAGCTACCTCAGCCTGAACAGGGACTGGCGGACCGGCGACCGGGTCGGCCTCTCCACCCCCTACCGCCTGCGCATCGAGCGGGCCTTGGACGATCCGACGGTCCAGTCGCTCTTCCACGGCCCGGTCCTGCTGGTCGCCCAGAGCCCGGCCACGGCCTTCCGGGAGTTCTCCTTCTACAAGGACCTCACACTCCGCGGCGACCTGGCCGACGCGATCCGCCCCGAGGGCCGCCCGCTGCACTTCACCACGCACGGCCTCACCCTCGCCCCCTTCCACCTCGCGGACGACACCCGCTACCACGCCTACTTCAAGCGCGCCGAACCGCTCATCCTCTTCGGCCGGAGCGACTCGGGCGTCCCGAACCGGGCCCGCGGTGACGGCCTGACCTTCCTCGACGTGCTCTGGGCACAGGCGCCCTTCGCGTCCTCGGGAGTGTTCGTGCAAGCGGTACGCGCCCTTGCCGGCACCTGGGCCTCCGAAGGGCTGCTGAGCACCACCGAACGGGACCGGGTGATCACCGCCGCACAGAACGCGCGCCTCAGGCGGTGA
- a CDS encoding SAM-dependent methyltransferase, translating to MSDSHTPSGASARLNTGVAHNARVWNYWIGGKDNYEVDQQVGDHVAGMFPIIQEIARADRWFLGRSVRFLTEEQGIRQFLDIGTGLPTVDNTHEIAQRIAPDARIVYVDNDPIVLVHARTLLTSTPEGVTDYIDADVHDPAAILERAAQTLDLSKPVAVMMLGILNFVLDTEEARRIAREVMAAMPAGSHLALTHPTFDADLGGEGQIPAMKFWNENATPPITARSGEDIAMFFEGLDLLEPGLVSCSQWRAESDSPVVVPQFGAVAVKP from the coding sequence GTGAGCGACAGCCACACCCCGTCGGGTGCGTCGGCGAGGCTGAACACAGGTGTGGCGCACAACGCGCGCGTGTGGAACTACTGGATCGGCGGCAAGGACAACTACGAGGTCGACCAGCAGGTCGGCGACCATGTCGCCGGGATGTTCCCGATCATCCAGGAGATCGCCCGCGCGGACCGCTGGTTCCTGGGCCGCTCGGTGCGCTTCCTCACCGAGGAGCAGGGCATCCGGCAGTTCCTCGACATCGGCACCGGGCTGCCGACGGTGGACAACACCCACGAGATCGCTCAGCGCATCGCCCCCGACGCGCGGATCGTCTACGTCGACAACGACCCGATCGTGCTGGTCCACGCCCGCACCCTGCTGACCAGCACCCCCGAGGGCGTCACGGACTACATCGACGCCGACGTCCACGACCCGGCCGCGATCCTTGAACGCGCCGCGCAGACCCTGGACCTGAGCAAGCCGGTCGCGGTGATGATGCTCGGCATCCTCAACTTCGTCCTCGACACCGAGGAGGCCCGGCGGATCGCGCGGGAGGTCATGGCCGCGATGCCCGCCGGCAGCCATCTGGCCCTGACGCACCCCACGTTCGACGCCGACCTCGGCGGCGAGGGCCAGATCCCGGCCATGAAGTTCTGGAACGAGAACGCCACTCCGCCGATCACGGCCCGCAGCGGCGAGGACATCGCCATGTTCTTCGAGGGGCTCGACCTCCTCGAGCCGGGCCTGGTCTCCTGCTCGCAGTGGCGTGCCGAGTCCGACTCCCCGGTCGTGGTACCGCAGTTCGGCGCGGTGGCCGTGAAACCGTGA
- a CDS encoding amidohydrolase family protein: MSGRVHETLAAARLVDHHCHGVVVDGLDRTGFESLITEGAAWPGISPFDSPVGVAVRRHCAPLLDLPRHAPPDTYLARRAELGPQEVNRRFLAAAGTDVFCVDTGYAPERLTTPAELAAAAGGTAYEIVRLEGVAEAVAARGVEPDAYADEFRAAALEAVGRPGVVAVKSVAAYRTGFDLDPARPSDAEVARAAADWLAHGGRLADPVLVRHLLWTAVDLGLPLQLHTGFGDSDIRMHRVDPTHLTDWLHLTAGTIPVLLLHCWPYQRQAAYLAAVFEQVYLDVGLTLHYVGPARSRAILAEALEITPFRKLLYSSDAYGVAEFHLLGALSFRQGLAGLLQERVDTDELSLPDALRVAAWASGDNARRLYGLPAPSPVPPGERD; encoded by the coding sequence ATGAGCGGACGCGTCCACGAGACCCTCGCCGCCGCCCGGCTGGTGGACCACCACTGTCACGGGGTCGTCGTCGACGGCCTCGACCGGACGGGCTTCGAGTCGCTGATCACCGAGGGCGCGGCCTGGCCGGGGATCTCCCCCTTCGACAGCCCCGTCGGCGTGGCGGTCCGCCGGCACTGCGCACCCCTGCTGGACCTCCCGCGCCACGCGCCGCCCGACACCTACCTGGCCCGCCGCGCGGAACTCGGCCCGCAGGAGGTCAACCGCCGCTTCCTGGCCGCCGCGGGCACGGACGTGTTCTGCGTGGACACCGGGTACGCGCCGGAACGTCTCACCACACCGGCGGAGCTGGCAGCGGCCGCGGGCGGGACGGCGTACGAGATCGTGCGGCTGGAGGGTGTCGCGGAGGCGGTGGCGGCGCGGGGCGTGGAGCCGGACGCGTACGCGGACGAGTTCCGCGCGGCCGCTCTGGAGGCCGTGGGGCGGCCGGGTGTGGTGGCCGTGAAGTCGGTCGCCGCCTACCGCACCGGCTTCGACCTGGACCCCGCGCGCCCCTCGGACGCGGAGGTCGCGCGTGCCGCCGCCGACTGGCTCGCTCACGGTGGACGACTGGCCGATCCGGTTCTCGTACGGCATCTGCTGTGGACCGCCGTGGATCTGGGGCTGCCCCTTCAGCTGCACACCGGGTTCGGCGACAGCGACATCCGTATGCACCGGGTGGACCCGACCCACCTCACGGACTGGCTGCACCTGACCGCGGGCACGATCCCGGTCCTGCTGCTGCACTGCTGGCCGTATCAGCGGCAGGCCGCCTATCTGGCCGCGGTGTTCGAGCAGGTGTACCTGGACGTGGGCCTCACCCTGCACTACGTCGGCCCCGCACGGTCCCGGGCGATCCTGGCGGAGGCGCTGGAGATCACGCCGTTCCGCAAGCTGCTGTACAGCTCCGACGCGTACGGGGTGGCCGAATTCCATCTGCTCGGCGCGCTGTCGTTCCGGCAGGGACTGGCCGGGCTGCTCCAGGAGCGGGTGGACACCGACGAGCTGAGCCTGCCGGACGCGTTGCGCGTCGCGGCCTGGGCGAGCGGGGACAACGCCCGCCGCCTCTACGGACTTCCCGCCCCGTCCCCCGTCCCACCAGGCGAGCGCGACTGA
- a CDS encoding carbohydrate kinase family protein, with protein sequence MKAQNVVTMGVHVLDVLVRPVEEIPEGQGATLVEDIRMTAAGTAAGTALTLAKLGASVRTAGAIGTDPTGDLLTQLLDKAGIDTELLVRRIDTSTSATVLPIRPNGDRPTLHLLGANITYGLDDVPWDAVAEASHLHLGGPELIGAEVAARILAHAKDHGVTTSVDLLAPGELGTFDQIEPLLPYVDFLLPNEDQVLGFSEEDDLVTGAKKFLAGGVGLVAVTRGGDGALLVTAEGTETIPAFEVEVVDTTGCGDAFSAGFLRGVGLDRTPREAAILGSAAAALVAQGLGSDHGDFDLAEADEFSMTSKTRT encoded by the coding sequence ATGAAGGCACAGAACGTCGTCACCATGGGTGTGCACGTGCTGGACGTGCTGGTACGTCCGGTCGAGGAGATACCCGAGGGCCAGGGCGCGACCCTGGTCGAGGACATCCGCATGACCGCCGCCGGCACGGCCGCGGGCACCGCCCTGACCCTCGCCAAGCTGGGCGCCTCGGTGCGCACCGCCGGGGCGATCGGCACCGACCCGACGGGCGACCTGCTCACGCAGCTCCTCGACAAGGCGGGGATCGACACCGAGTTGCTCGTCCGCCGTATCGACACCTCCACCTCCGCGACCGTCCTGCCCATCCGGCCCAACGGTGACCGCCCCACCCTCCACCTGCTCGGCGCCAACATCACCTACGGCCTCGACGACGTGCCCTGGGACGCGGTCGCCGAGGCGAGCCACCTCCACCTCGGCGGCCCCGAACTGATCGGCGCCGAGGTCGCCGCCCGCATCCTGGCGCACGCCAAGGATCACGGCGTCACCACCTCGGTGGACCTCCTCGCGCCGGGTGAGCTCGGCACCTTCGACCAGATCGAACCGCTGCTCCCGTACGTCGACTTCCTGCTCCCCAACGAGGACCAGGTCCTCGGCTTCAGTGAGGAAGACGACCTTGTGACCGGTGCGAAGAAGTTCCTGGCCGGGGGTGTGGGCCTGGTCGCGGTCACCCGTGGCGGCGACGGCGCCCTCCTGGTCACCGCCGAGGGCACGGAGACCATCCCCGCCTTCGAGGTCGAGGTCGTCGACACCACCGGCTGCGGCGACGCCTTCTCGGCGGGCTTCCTGCGCGGGGTGGGCCTGGACCGTACGCCACGCGAGGCGGCGATTCTGGGCAGTGCCGCGGCGGCGCTGGTGGCGCAGGGCCTGGGCAGCGACCATGGCGACTTCGACCTGGCGGAGGCCGACGAGTTCTCCATGACGAGCAAGACCCGCACCTGA
- a CDS encoding class II aldolase/adducin family protein, giving the protein MTDSSPVLSEERAAVADACRRLGAEGLLIGTAGNVSVRVEDHVAITATGAVLAELTPDQVTVVDLDGEIVAGSLLPTSELDLHLGVYRRYGTAAVVHTHAPMATALSLVLDELPCIHYQLLALGGTVRVAPYATFGTPDLAESVLTALEGRGAALMANHGAVTHAPTLEKAVEHALLLEWACGVYQRAAALGQPRILDEQQQIAVLEAALARNYGTTQSAQEGNR; this is encoded by the coding sequence ATGACCGACTCAAGCCCGGTGCTGAGCGAGGAGCGGGCCGCCGTCGCGGACGCCTGCCGCCGTCTGGGAGCCGAGGGACTGCTCATCGGTACGGCGGGCAATGTCAGCGTACGCGTCGAGGACCACGTGGCGATCACCGCGACGGGAGCCGTCTTGGCCGAGCTCACCCCGGACCAGGTGACCGTGGTGGACCTCGACGGAGAGATCGTGGCCGGAAGCCTGCTGCCCACCTCGGAACTCGACCTCCACCTGGGCGTCTACCGCCGGTACGGCACCGCCGCCGTCGTGCACACCCACGCCCCGATGGCCACCGCGCTCTCCCTCGTCCTCGACGAACTGCCTTGCATCCACTACCAGTTGCTGGCCCTCGGCGGCACCGTCCGGGTCGCGCCGTACGCCACCTTCGGCACCCCGGATCTCGCCGAGTCGGTCCTCACCGCGCTGGAGGGGCGCGGTGCGGCCCTGATGGCCAACCACGGTGCGGTGACCCACGCCCCGACCCTCGAGAAGGCGGTCGAGCACGCCCTGCTCCTGGAGTGGGCCTGCGGTGTCTACCAGCGCGCGGCCGCCCTGGGGCAGCCCCGCATCCTCGACGAACAGCAGCAGATCGCGGTGCTCGAGGCCGCCCTCGCCCGCAACTACGGCACCACGCAATCCGCACAGGAGGGGAACCGATGA
- a CDS encoding response regulator transcription factor: MTSPTPPAARIRVLIADDQDMVRTGFRFFLDAQPDITVVAEAADGETAVRLAREVRPDVCLLDIRMPKLDGLEATRLLAGPDVADPMRVVVVTTFDLDEYVYGALRGGACGFLLKDSGPTLLAEAVRAAAAGDSLVSPSVTVRLLRHVTADPAPKPVTASRPAPATEPLTDRELDVVRLVALGRTNAEIAAELYVSLSTVKTHLSSVQLKLAARNRVEIAAWAWQNGHARREG, translated from the coding sequence ATGACGAGCCCCACCCCGCCGGCAGCGCGCATCCGCGTGCTGATCGCCGACGACCAGGACATGGTCCGTACCGGCTTCCGTTTCTTCCTGGACGCGCAGCCGGACATCACCGTGGTCGCCGAGGCCGCCGACGGGGAGACGGCGGTGCGGCTGGCCAGGGAGGTACGGCCCGACGTGTGTCTGCTGGACATCCGGATGCCGAAGCTGGACGGGCTGGAGGCGACGCGGCTGCTGGCGGGGCCCGACGTCGCCGATCCGATGCGGGTGGTCGTGGTCACCACCTTCGATCTCGACGAGTACGTCTACGGCGCGCTGCGCGGCGGTGCCTGCGGGTTCCTGCTGAAGGACTCCGGGCCCACGCTCCTCGCCGAGGCGGTCCGTGCCGCCGCGGCCGGCGACTCGCTGGTGTCCCCCTCGGTCACCGTCCGCCTGCTCCGGCACGTCACGGCGGACCCGGCGCCGAAGCCGGTCACCGCGTCCCGCCCGGCGCCGGCCACCGAGCCCCTGACCGACCGTGAGCTCGACGTGGTCCGCCTGGTCGCCCTCGGCCGTACGAACGCCGAGATCGCCGCAGAGCTGTACGTCTCCCTCTCCACGGTCAAGACCCATCTCTCCAGCGTCCAGCTCAAACTGGCCGCACGGAACCGCGTGGAGATCGCGGCCTGGGCCTGGCAGAACGGGCACGCGCGGCGGGAGGGCTGA
- a CDS encoding DUF1905 domain-containing protein produces MQLTFTGRVIEWRGPSPYYFVPVPDQESADIGEVARMATYGWGVIPVEARIGEVTFTTSLFPKDGGYLLPLKNAVRRPEGLDAGDDVRVEMTVRF; encoded by the coding sequence ATGCAGCTCACCTTCACCGGCCGGGTGATCGAATGGCGCGGCCCGTCGCCCTACTACTTCGTCCCGGTACCCGACCAGGAGTCCGCCGACATCGGTGAGGTGGCCCGGATGGCCACCTACGGCTGGGGCGTGATCCCGGTCGAGGCCCGGATCGGCGAGGTCACCTTCACGACGTCGCTGTTCCCGAAGGACGGCGGCTATCTGCTGCCGCTCAAGAACGCGGTGCGCAGGCCGGAGGGGCTCGACGCGGGGGACGACGTGAGGGTGGAGATGACGGTCCGCTTCTAG
- a CDS encoding NUDIX hydrolase family protein, protein MTDTTPGWLSADDLEQARARMPILYVEAVPVRVDDNGEVTSVGLLLRIGPDGTVSRTLVSGRVLHHERVRDALLRHLEKDLGPVALPRIPSSLQPFTVAEYFPTQGVTPFHDPRQHAVSLAYVVPVTGDCRPRQDALDLVWFSPQEALSPAVESEMPGGHGVLLKQALAHVGCAI, encoded by the coding sequence TTGACCGATACCACGCCCGGCTGGCTGAGCGCCGACGATCTCGAGCAGGCGCGCGCCCGGATGCCCATCCTGTACGTCGAGGCCGTGCCCGTGCGCGTCGACGACAACGGCGAAGTCACCAGCGTCGGCCTGCTGCTGCGCATCGGACCCGACGGAACGGTCAGCCGGACTCTGGTCTCCGGCCGCGTTCTGCACCACGAGCGGGTCCGGGACGCCCTGTTGCGCCACCTGGAGAAGGACCTGGGACCCGTGGCCCTGCCCCGGATCCCGTCCTCGCTTCAGCCGTTCACCGTGGCCGAGTACTTCCCCACTCAGGGGGTCACGCCGTTCCACGACCCGCGCCAGCACGCGGTGTCCCTCGCCTACGTCGTCCCGGTGACCGGCGACTGCCGGCCCCGGCAGGACGCCCTGGACCTGGTGTGGTTCAGCCCGCAGGAGGCCCTGTCACCGGCGGTGGAGAGCGAGATGCCCGGCGGGCACGGGGTGCTGCTCAAGCAGGCGCTGGCCCATGTGGGCTGCGCGATCTGA
- a CDS encoding glycoside hydrolase family 43 protein has product MPLHDPFVVADAETRTYHLYTSNEPSVSGVEGVGTMVYRSRDLRDWARPVVVFRTDEQEGIWARDGGWAPEVHAWGGRYYLFTTLHDEGRALPVPPAERWGTPFQLPNHARGTITAVSDSLLGPFTVVDPSGPTPPARLMTLDGTLHVDPAGQPWMVYAHEWLQTVDGTMEAVRLAPDLTATVGEPVFLFKGSDAFWLGEQIPAGVPHQLAPYVTDGPQLHRTPDGALLMLWSTYEKNTAGADGTVSGGYVQTYAVSKSGELTGPWEQRRPLVRDDSGHGMLFWTFDGRLMMILHRPFENARGKLYEMQVEGDELRVLRQCTDLDGDDITA; this is encoded by the coding sequence ATGCCGTTGCACGATCCGTTCGTCGTCGCCGACGCCGAGACGCGGACGTACCACCTCTACACCTCCAACGAGCCGTCCGTGTCGGGGGTGGAGGGCGTCGGGACGATGGTCTACCGCAGTCGGGATCTGCGGGACTGGGCGCGGCCCGTCGTCGTGTTCCGGACGGACGAGCAGGAGGGGATCTGGGCCCGGGACGGCGGGTGGGCGCCGGAGGTGCACGCGTGGGGTGGCAGGTACTACCTGTTCACCACGCTGCACGACGAGGGCCGGGCGCTGCCGGTGCCACCGGCCGAGCGGTGGGGCACGCCCTTCCAGCTGCCGAACCACGCGCGCGGCACGATCACGGCGGTGTCCGACTCGCTGCTCGGGCCCTTCACCGTCGTCGACCCGTCCGGACCCACTCCGCCCGCGCGTCTCATGACCCTCGACGGCACGCTCCACGTCGATCCGGCCGGGCAGCCCTGGATGGTGTACGCGCACGAGTGGCTGCAGACCGTCGACGGGACGATGGAAGCCGTCCGCCTGGCTCCCGATCTGACCGCGACGGTCGGCGAGCCCGTCTTTCTGTTCAAGGGCTCGGACGCGTTCTGGCTCGGTGAACAGATCCCCGCGGGCGTACCGCACCAGCTCGCGCCCTACGTCACCGACGGCCCGCAGCTCCACCGCACCCCTGACGGTGCCCTCCTCATGCTGTGGTCGACGTACGAGAAGAACACGGCCGGTGCGGACGGCACCGTCAGCGGCGGTTACGTGCAGACCTACGCCGTCTCCAAGTCCGGTGAGCTGACCGGCCCTTGGGAGCAGCGCCGGCCGCTGGTCCGGGACGACAGCGGGCACGGGATGCTGTTTTGGACCTTCGACGGCCGGCTGATGATGATCCTTCACCGTCCCTTCGAGAACGCCCGCGGCAAGCTGTACGAGATGCAGGTCGAGGGCGACGAGCTGCGGGTGCTGCGGCAGTGCACCGACCTGGACGGCGACGACATCACCGCCTGA
- a CDS encoding DUF2218 domain-containing protein: MPRSEARVATDRPHRYGKQLASHLGRRSRTTWDEESGEGSLLFQNGGKGSLTATEDALLLTLETESEHLDLLEGVVGSHLVRFGSKDELVVEWTRDSGEPGTTQRKETD; the protein is encoded by the coding sequence ATGCCCCGCTCCGAAGCCCGCGTCGCCACCGACCGCCCGCACCGCTACGGCAAGCAGCTCGCCTCGCACCTCGGGCGTCGCAGCCGGACCACGTGGGACGAGGAGAGCGGTGAGGGCAGCCTGCTCTTCCAGAACGGAGGCAAGGGCTCCCTCACCGCCACCGAGGATGCGCTGCTGCTGACGCTGGAGACGGAGTCCGAGCACCTCGATCTCCTGGAGGGAGTCGTCGGCAGCCACCTGGTCCGCTTCGGCAGCAAGGACGAACTCGTCGTCGAGTGGACGCGGGACAGCGGCGAGCCCGGTACGACGCAGCGCAAGGAGACCGACTGA
- a CDS encoding glutamine synthetase family protein, producing the protein MTTLADPVPGGRPGDVDRAAALSDELAEKGVRGVVLAYVDTAGICRVKTIPTAKLPSAAAWGVGMSPVFDTFLANDSIVTTDTLGSPDGDLRLYPDLDGLVALAGQPGWAWAPVDRIAQEGERHPGCSRTVLRRIVTEAAERHGIAFKAGVEIEWAVGRGPAADGDFVPAVSGPAYGATRQVELGDYAADLLAACDEQGIEVEQLHPEYAAGQFEISTSALDPVAAADVSVLVRQTIRAVSQRHGLVVSFAPAVFAEGVGNGGHLHLSAWREGVNLHSGGKGRYGMTREAESFVAGVLAHLHALTALTAPSPASYLRLQPSQWAGVFTAWGREAREAAVRIITGTAGRTDRAANLELKPVDLAANPYLAFTGLIAAGLDGLTSAMPLAREITGDPALLPADRAAAMGVRRLPTSLSQAVRAFRADEQLRAALGPVLADAVVAVRFGESDSVAELDDEQIAAAYRWKY; encoded by the coding sequence ATGACCACCCTTGCCGACCCCGTTCCCGGCGGCCGTCCCGGTGACGTGGACCGGGCCGCCGCGCTGAGCGACGAGCTGGCCGAGAAGGGCGTGCGCGGCGTGGTCCTGGCCTACGTCGACACCGCGGGCATCTGCCGGGTGAAGACGATCCCGACGGCGAAGCTGCCCTCCGCCGCGGCCTGGGGTGTGGGCATGTCGCCGGTGTTCGACACCTTCCTGGCGAACGACTCCATCGTCACGACCGACACCCTGGGCTCCCCCGACGGCGATCTGCGTCTCTACCCCGACCTCGACGGGCTCGTGGCGCTGGCCGGGCAGCCCGGCTGGGCCTGGGCGCCGGTCGACCGGATCGCGCAGGAGGGCGAGCGGCATCCGGGCTGCTCCCGCACGGTCCTCAGGCGGATCGTCACCGAGGCCGCCGAGCGGCACGGGATCGCCTTCAAGGCGGGCGTCGAGATCGAGTGGGCGGTGGGCCGGGGCCCGGCGGCGGACGGTGACTTCGTGCCCGCCGTGTCGGGACCGGCGTACGGCGCCACCCGCCAGGTCGAGCTCGGCGACTACGCGGCCGACCTGCTGGCGGCCTGCGACGAGCAGGGCATCGAGGTCGAGCAGCTCCATCCCGAGTACGCGGCCGGGCAGTTCGAGATCTCGACAAGTGCCCTGGACCCGGTGGCGGCGGCCGACGTCAGCGTGCTCGTACGGCAGACGATCCGGGCGGTGTCCCAGCGGCACGGGCTGGTCGTCTCCTTCGCCCCTGCGGTCTTCGCGGAGGGCGTCGGCAACGGCGGCCATCTCCACCTCTCCGCCTGGCGCGAGGGCGTGAACCTGCACTCGGGCGGCAAGGGCCGCTACGGCATGACGCGCGAGGCCGAGTCGTTCGTCGCGGGTGTCCTCGCCCATCTGCACGCGCTCACGGCCCTGACAGCGCCGAGCCCGGCCAGCTATCTGCGTCTCCAACCCTCCCAGTGGGCCGGGGTGTTCACCGCCTGGGGCCGCGAGGCCCGGGAGGCGGCCGTCCGGATCATCACCGGCACGGCGGGCCGGACCGACCGGGCCGCGAACCTGGAGCTGAAGCCGGTCGACCTGGCCGCGAACCCGTATCTCGCGTTCACCGGTCTGATCGCCGCCGGGCTCGACGGGCTGACCTCGGCCATGCCGCTGGCCAGGGAGATCACCGGCGATCCGGCCCTGCTCCCCGCCGACCGGGCCGCCGCCATGGGCGTACGCCGACTGCCGACCTCGCTCTCCCAGGCGGTCAGGGCGTTCCGCGCCGACGAACAGCTGCGGGCCGCGCTGGGTCCGGTCCTCGCCGACGCCGTGGTCGCCGTGCGCTTCGGGGAGAGCGATTCCGTGGCCGAGCTGGACGACGAGCAGATCGCGGCCGCGTACCGCTGGAAGTACTGA